One Pseudorasbora parva isolate DD20220531a chromosome 8, ASM2467924v1, whole genome shotgun sequence DNA window includes the following coding sequences:
- the cysltr2b gene encoding LOW QUALITY PROTEIN: cysteinyl leukotriene receptor 2 (The sequence of the model RefSeq protein was modified relative to this genomic sequence to represent the inferred CDS: deleted 1 base in 1 codon), whose amino-acid sequence MGHLNGSDNRNETCSISAFKNNVYPIAYLFMFFLGLAGNLISLIFFISSTWKRKASFTPVNIIMLNLLLSDLMMVCSLPFRAAYYLMNSHWVFGDVTCRIMAYVFYINMYGSVYFLAVMSMVRFVAIVKPFAYVRWQSSRRAWTICIVVWLIVSLMSIPLLGAGTSVESERIKCLELNPSHLGTIIVLNRGVLFVGFVMPFAVISVCYIFAALYLLKLKKTRPNQRSQLNHKKSCSLVIIVLLIFLACFMPYHVVRTLFLEAEMDFTNNGFVGSCHYIENLRKAAVITHVLASGNSAWIRCFSFSWGKTLLAFGVSTHPEDRVV is encoded by the exons ATGGGGCATCTGAATGGATCGGATAACAGAAATGAAACCTGCTCCATCAGTGCGTTCAAGAACAACGTCTACCCCATTGCCTATCTGTTCATGTTTTTCCTTGGGCTTGCTGGCAACCTCATATCCCTGATCTTCTTCATTTCCTCTACGTGGAAAAGAAAAGCGTCTTTTACTCCAGTCAACATCATAATGCTCAATCTCCTTCTATCTGATCTGATGATGGTGTGTTCGTTGCCCTTCCGAGCCGCCTACTATCTCATGAACTCCCACTGGGTCTTCGGAGACGTCACCTGTCGGATAATGGCCTACGTCTTCTACATCAACATGTACGGCAGCGTCTACTTCCTCGCGGTTATGAGCATGGTTCGATTCGTGGCCATCGTGAAGCCGTTCGCCTACGTGCGCTGGCAATCCTCGCGGAGAGCCTGGACCATATGCATCGTGGTCTGGCTGATCGTGTCCCTGATGTCCATCCCGCTTCTGGGAGCCGGAACGTCTGTGGAGTCCGAACGGATCAAATGCCTGGAACTGAACCCGTCCCATTTGGGTACCATCATCGTGTTAAATCGAGGCGTCTTGTTTGTAGGCTTCGTGATGCCCTTCGCAGTCATCTCGGTCTGTTACATCTTCGCGGCCTTGTATTTGCTGAAGCTCAAGAAGACCAGGCCGAATCAAAGATCTCAGCTCAATCACAAGAAGTCCTGCTCTCTCGTGATCATCGTTCTGCTGATTTTCCTCGCGTGCTTTATGCCGTATCACGTCGTCCGGACTCTGTTTTTGGAGGCGGAGATGGACTTTACAAACAATGGTTTCGTTGGATCCTGCCATTATATCGAAAACCTGAGAAAGGCCGCGGTCATCACACACGTCCTGGCCTCGGGAAACAGT GCCTGGATCCGCTGCTTTTCTTTTTCGTGGGGGAAAACTTTATTAGCTTTTGGCGTCAGCACACACCCAGAAGACAGAGTTGTATAA